One stretch of Juglans microcarpa x Juglans regia isolate MS1-56 chromosome 3D, Jm3101_v1.0, whole genome shotgun sequence DNA includes these proteins:
- the LOC121255117 gene encoding uncharacterized protein LOC121255117: MEQIFEALYCTDDQNVKYVTYHLTDMANKWWKSTRALVQLELGEAVPITWEHFKIIFLDHFFPRTLRESRARQFMDLTQGTMTVAQYATKFMELSRFASYLIPDEEKKAEKFERGLDCRILERVRTLRIRSFTELVTRATIAEEDLQENIEYNNQRKR; encoded by the coding sequence ATGGAGCAGATTTTTGAAGCGCTCTACTGCACGGATGATCAGAATGTGAAATATGTCACTTACCATTTGACTGACATGGCAAACAAGTGGTGGAAGTCGACTCGGGCTTTGGTGCAGCTGGAATTAGGGGAAGCAGTCCCCATTACTTGGGAACATTTCAAAATAATCTTTCTAGATCACTTTTTCCCACGGACCCTTCGGGAGTCGAGAGCTCGCCAATTTATGGACCTCACTCAAGGAACAATGACGGTAGCGCAGTATGCTACGAAATTCATGGAGCTTTCCCGTTTCGCCAGTTACTTAATTCcagatgaggagaagaaggctgAAAAATTCGAGCGCGGACTGGATTGCAGGATTCTAGAACGTGTGCGTACTCTCAGGATTCGGAGTTTCACGGAGCTAGTCACCCGAGCTACCATTGCTGAAGAAGACCTCCAAGAAAACATTGAGTACAACAACCAGAGGAAGCGCTAG